The genomic interval CGGCAGACCTCCAAGATCCTCCGGAAATCATTGTTTCCATGTATGAGAAATGGCTGGAGGGGAACAAGGTGGTCCTTGCCGTAAGGGAGGATCGTGAAGAGGGATGGCTCCAAAAGAAGCTTTCCAACACCTACTATAGATGGATGAAGAAGTATGCCCTCTCCAATATGCCAGAGGGGGGCTTTGACTGCTTTTTAATCGACAAACAGGTGATAGAAATCCTTCGGGGTATGAAGGAAAAGAACTCCACCCTCATGGGACAAATCCTGTGGTGTGGCTTAAAAACCGAAAAGATTTACTATGTCAGAAGGGAAAGGGAGATCGGAAAATCCAAGTGGACCCTCTCTAAAAAGATTAAGCTATTTATTGATTCCTTTTTAGCATTTTCCTATGTCCCTATCCGATTCATCTCCACCTTTGGGTTTATTATCTCCTTCTTAGGCTTCCTAATGGCCCTCATCATCGTTATCAACAAATTCATCAATGATATTCCCGTACAGGGCTGGACCTCCTTGATGGTGGTGGTCTTAATACTATCCGGCATCCAGTTGATTACCCTGGGGGTTCTAGGAGAATATCTGTGGAGAAACTTTGATGAAACTAGAAAGCGTCCCCTATTCATTGTAGAGGAAACCATCGGGGTAGGAGAAGAAAAGGTGGCGGAGGAACGGATGGATCTATGGGAAGTGGGAAAATGATAGATAAAGCCTATATAAAAAGAAGGTTTATCCAACATCTTAATTTTATCAAATTTTGCATGGTGGGGGGTACCAATACCCTTGTATCCCTAGTGATCTATTGGATACTGCTGAAGGCTGATGTCTATTATCTGGCAGCCAGCACCTTGGCCTATGGGGCCGGCATTGTCAATGGCTATCTATTGAGTACAGCCTTTGTTTTTAAACGGTCACGGGAGGCTAGATCCTTTATGAAGTTCTTCTTGGTCTACTTCTCCTCCATGATTATCAACCTAATCATCATGTATGTGGCCGTAGACCATTTGTTGATTAACAAGGTCCTAGCCCAATTCATCGCCATAGGCTTTAACATGATTTATAATTATTCGTTAAATAAAATATGGACTTTTAAATAAAGACTATGTTAAAGATAGATGTTGATATTGTACATTTTGGGGGGATATGGTAATGGGATTAAAAAAATTAGCTGTTTTAGGGGTTCTGCTGATAGCCTTATCGGGGATTTCCATCCATTGGCTCAATAGCCACCATGCTGGAAAGGAAACCTCCCTTGAGGAGGAGCTTGCAGCCTTTACCCAGTATATAACTATTAATGACCATATAGGGACCCCTATCTTTTATACAGAAACAGAGGGAATTTCCCCCAACCTAGCCTTTGCTGGGGAAATCAAGGAGCGGGTTAGACTGACCTTTCCTAAGGAGGACCCCCTTCAGGGGGACTTTGCTGCTATGGAACTACCCCTTACCAACCTAGTAGAAGGACAAGCCTACACAGTAAGGATGAGTCTCCATGACAGCTACCACGGTGACCCTTATCCCAATCTTTTTCACCAATATGTATTATTAGGGGATGAGGTAATATGGCAGCATGATATGACGGGAGAGGATTTCACTGGATGGAATGGGCTAGAGTATTCCTTTGTTGCCTCCACTCCCCAAACCCAGCTGACCATAGGAGTTCAGGCGATGGGGGAAATTCCAGAGGGCTGGAGCTGGGGAACTATAGCTGGGGTGGAAGTCCAGCATATTTACATTGGTCCATCTAGGGATCAGCTTTAAGGAGGATAGACATGGGAGAAACTAAATTTTTAAACCTTATTCATAACCTTATCCATACACTACGACAGCGACTAAATACCATCTTTGCCATCACTGGAATAGGGTTGTTTTCCTTTATTATCCTCATCTATACCTTTGTTCGGATGCCCAATATGATCTATGCCGAGGTTCCCATCACTATAAATCTACTATTTATTGCCACCATAGGGGTTATTATGTTGGGGATTCATTTCCTTCTAAATGAAGGGAGGGGTCGGTTAAAGGA from Natronincola ferrireducens carries:
- a CDS encoding GtrA family protein; this encodes MIDKAYIKRRFIQHLNFIKFCMVGGTNTLVSLVIYWILLKADVYYLAASTLAYGAGIVNGYLLSTAFVFKRSREARSFMKFFLVYFSSMIINLIIMYVAVDHLLINKVLAQFIAIGFNMIYNYSLNKIWTFK
- a CDS encoding glycosyltransferase family 2 protein; its protein translation is MKKLSIVIPVYYNELNIPSLYEKLREAILNKKLFHVELVFVDDGSKDNSYQELIKLREMDKRIKVVKLSKNFGSHTAILAGLSYATGDCATVISADLQDPPEIIVSMYEKWLEGNKVVLAVREDREEGWLQKKLSNTYYRWMKKYALSNMPEGGFDCFLIDKQVIEILRGMKEKNSTLMGQILWCGLKTEKIYYVRREREIGKSKWTLSKKIKLFIDSFLAFSYVPIRFISTFGFIISFLGFLMALIIVINKFINDIPVQGWTSLMVVVLILSGIQLITLGVLGEYLWRNFDETRKRPLFIVEETIGVGEEKVAEERMDLWEVGK